In one window of Neofelis nebulosa isolate mNeoNeb1 chromosome 15, mNeoNeb1.pri, whole genome shotgun sequence DNA:
- the LOC131496387 gene encoding T-cell surface glycoprotein CD1e, membrane-associated-like, which translates to MKAGGPGGQCHPGPAEASFSCRAAMLLPLLLTFQGLLLHRAAGTGASQAPRPPGPAAEEPLSFHVLQASSFANHSWAHSQGSGWLGDVQTHGWDTASGTIRFLWPWSRGNFSTQELNNLQSLFRLYFRGVTIEVQAFAHEFQFEYPFELQVLAGCTWHAGKPSGSFFNGAYQGSDFLSFQGNSWQPSPGAGSRARKVCAVLNRYRDIKEIVLSLLSHTCPRFLAGILEAGKSELGRQVKPEAWLSSGPSPGPGRLLLVCHVSGFHPKPVWVMWMRGDQEQRGTRRGDVLPHADDTWYLRVTLDVAAGQAAGLSCRVRHSSLGGQDIIIHWGGEWSPLTLMCLAVLVTLLLLLVLCSRLKKLSSNGKAVAPRAPSPDSAAAASARGPGTSGRQLHVPRESWIKNRLFKKLKASLNPLWRR; encoded by the exons ATGAAGGCGGGAGGGCCTGGAGGGCAGTGCCATCCGGGTCCTGCTGAGGCATCCTTCTCCTGCCGCGCCGCAATGCTGCTCCCGCTGCTCCTGACTTTCCAGGGACTTCTTCTCCACCGTGCAGCAGGCACTGGGG caTCCCAGGCCCCGCGTCCCCCTGGTCCCGCCGCAGAGGAGCCGCTGTCCTTCCACGTACTCCAGGCCTCCTCATTTGCCAACCACAGCTGGGCACACTCGCAGGGCTCGGGCTGGCTGGGCGACGTGCAGACGCACGGCTGGGACACGGCCTCGGGCACCATCCGCTTCCTGTGGCCCTGGTCGCGGGGGAACTTCAGCACCCAGGAGCTGAACAACCTCCAGAGCCTGTTCCGGCTCTACTTCCGCGGGGTCACCATTGAGGTTCAGGCCTTTGCACACGAGTTCCAGTTTGAAT ACCCCTTCGAGCTCCAGGTGTTAGCTGGCTGTACATGGCACGCCGGGAAGCCCTCGGGAAGCTTCTTCAACGGGGCCTATCAAGGCTCAGACTTCCTGAGTTTCCAAGGAAACTCCTGGCAGCCATCTCCAGGAGCAGGGAGTCGGGCTCGGAAGGTCTGTGCCGTGCTCAACCGCTACCGAGATATTAAGGAGATCGTGCTGAGCCTTCTCAGCCACACCTGCCCCCGGTTTCTGGCAGGAATCCTTGAAGCAGGGAAATCCGAGCTGGGACGACAAG TGAAGCCCGAGGCCTGGCTGTCCAGTGGCCCCAGTCCCGGTCCTGGCCGTCTGCTCCTTGTGTGCCATGTGTCCGGCTTCCACCCGAAGCCTGTGTGGGTCATGTGGATGCGGGGTGACCAGGAGCAACGGGGCACCCGGCGAGGCGACGTCCTGCCCCACGCTGACGACACGTGGTATCTTCGGGTGACCCTGGACGTGGCGGCCGGGCAGGCGGCCGGCCTGTCTTGCCGAGTGAGACACAGCAGCCTAGGAGGCCAGGACATAATCATCCACTGGG GTGGAGAATGGTCCCCGTTGACGCTGATGTGTCTCGCCGTGCTGGTCACCCTGCTCCTGCTGCTGGTCCTGTGCTCCCGGCTTAAAAAGCTCAG CTCAAATGGGAAAGCCGTGGCGCCCCGTGCACCCAGTCCTGACTCCGCTGCAGCGGCCAGCGCCCGGGGACCCGGAACTTCTGGACGCCAGCTCCACGTGCCCCGGGAATCCTGGATCAAGAACAGACTTTTCAAGAAACTGAAAGCAAGCCTAAACCCACTCTGGCGACGTTAG
- the LOC131496394 gene encoding T-cell surface glycoprotein CD1b-like, with protein MLLPWLLWLVVLCPGGGGEAAFQGPTSYHVIQISSFANSSWAQNQGSGWLGDLQLQSWDSDAGRAVFLKPWSKGNFSEEEVTGLEEVFQVYLNGFILEVQDHAHEFQMEYPFEIQGIAGCSLHSGGGTVSFLRGALGGVDFLSIKNYSCVPAPEGGSRAQRICALIHQYAGIRDIAGKLLFETCPQYLLGVLDVGKAELQRQVKPEAWLSSGPSPGPGRLLLVCHVSGFYPKPVWVTWMRGEQEQPGTRRGDVLPHADETWYLRVTLDVAAGEAAGLSCRVRHSSLGGRDMVLYWGNPLSISLMSLAIIVPLFILLTVPTLWFLRRRSYQSI; from the exons ATGCTGCTTCCGTGGCTCCTGTGGCTTGTGGTCCTCTGCCCGGGGGGCGGCGGCGAGGCAG CCTTTCAAGGGCCCACCTCTTACCACGTCATCCAGATCTCGTCCTTTGCCAACAGCAGCTGGGCGCAGAACCAAGGCTCAGGATGGCTGGGTGACTTACAGCTTCAAAGCTGGGACAGCGACGCGGGCAGGGCGGTTTTCCTGAAGCCCTGGTCCAAGGGCAACTTCAGTGAGGAGGAGGTGACCGGACTGGAGGAGGTGTTCCAGGTCTACCTCAACGGGTTCATCCTGGAAGTACAGGACCATGCCCATGAGTTCCAGATGGAAT aTCCCTTTGAGATCCAGGGGATAGCAGGCTGTAGTCTGCATTCCGGTGGGGGCACGGTGAGCTTCCTGCGGGGAGCTTTAGGAGGAGTGGACTTTCTGAGCATCAAGAATTACTCCTGTGTGCCCGCCCCGGAGGGTGGAAGCCGGGCACAGCGCATCTGTGCGCTCATCCATCAGTACGCGGGCATCCGGGACATCGCGGGGAAGCTCCTCTTTGAAACCTGCCCTCAGTATCTCCTGGGTGTCCTTGATGTGGGGAAGGCAGAACTGCAGAGACAAG TGAAGCCCGAGGCCTGGCTGTCCAGTGGCCCCAGTCCCGGTCCTGGCCGTCTGCTCCTTGTGTGCCATGTGTCCGGCTTCTACCCAAAGCCAGTGTGGGTGACGTGGATGCGGGGTGAGCAGGAGCAGCCGGGCACCCGGCGAGGCGACGTCCTGCCCCACGCTGACGAGACGTGGTATCTTCGGGTGACCCTGGACGTGGCGGCCGGGGAGGCAGCCGGCCTGTCTTGCCGAGTGAGACACAGCAGTCTAGGAGGCCGGGACATGGTCCTCTACTGGG GAAACCCCCTCTCCATCAGCTTGATGTCTTTGGCGATAATAGTGCCCTTGTTCATCCTTTTGACAGTTCCTACATTGTGGTTTTTGAGGCGCCG GTCGTATCAGAGTATCTAA